A single Dreissena polymorpha isolate Duluth1 chromosome 14, UMN_Dpol_1.0, whole genome shotgun sequence DNA region contains:
- the LOC127858920 gene encoding uncharacterized protein LOC127858920 isoform X5 codes for MGDFPFTLTELRLRPVVNWTNVDEQILAPSVISMSNGFNMHDSLDLLGPPLYMIHISKLEHPEATIHVRSVDHQPNSQVFSKQGQSEKVTMTALHGVDDKNLQLPQGVDDKNLQLIQGVDDKNLQLPHDQELHGERIQKATITALHEVENLPLDNSSTPSKLHSLHQSLDDPNLQLPQGEDGKYLQLPQCVDDPNLQLPQSVDDKNLQLPHGVDDKNLQLPQGVDDKNLQLPQGVDDKNLQLPQGVDDKILQLPQGVDDKNLQLPYDQELHGERVQKSLPAHCNEYQVFKAQLPGLHNQELHGERVQESLQAHSNEYQVLKAQLPGLHNQELHGERVQESLHAHSNESQVFKAKLPGLHKKTHLATFFSSASAKMRLALGLAHTNLQLPHSLAHASLRLPHCVAQTNMRHPHIVNEMRSRLSHGRSFGSLADEISVLSKYYYFAKDGICQEGDVRGFKMATKSPSDINNTIHGSDEVGSVESNLSESIMYGSDEVKSFESERIENTMDG; via the exons ATGGGGGATTTTCCTTTTACGCTTACCGAACTACGGCTCCGTCCGGTTGTCAATTGGACGAACGTCGATGAACAAATCTTGGCGCCAAGTGTGATCAGCATGAGCAACGGCTTTAACATGCATGATTCATTAGATTTGCTCG gtCCGCCATTATACATGATTCATATAAGCAAGCTGGAGCATCCAGAGGCGACAATACATGTTCGATCtgttgaccaccaaccaaactcacaggTTTTTTCCAAGCAGGGCCAGTCCGAAAAGGTTACTATGACTGCACTTCACG GTGTAGATGACAAGAACCTGCAGCTCCCACAAGGTGTAGATGACAAGAACCTGCAGCTCATACAAGGTGTAGATGACAAGAACCTGCAGCTCCCACACG ACCAAGAGTTACATGGTGAAAGAATACAAAAGGCTACTATAACTGCACTTCACG AGGTGGAAAATTTACCTCTTGACAACTCCAGTACGCCTTCCAAACTGCATTCACTCCACCAAAGTTTGGATGATCCGAACCTGCAGCTCCCACAAGGTGAAGATGGCAAGTACCTGCAGCTCCCACAATGTGTAGATGACCCGAACCTGCAGCTCCCACAAAGTGTAGATGACAAGAACCTGCAGCTCCCACACGGTGTAGATGACAAGAACCTGCAGCTCCCACAAGGTGTAGATGACAAGAACCTGCAGCTCCCACAAGGTGTAGATGACAAGAACCTGCAGCTCCCACAAGGTGTAGATGACAAGATCCTGCAGCTCCCACAAGGTGTAGATGACAAGAACCTGCAGCTCCCATACG ACCAAGAGTTACATGGTGAAAGAGTCCAAAAGTCCTTACCGGCTCATTGCAATGAATACCAGGTCTTTAAGGCTCAGCTGCCTGGGTTACACA ACCAAGAATTACATGGTGAAAGAGTCCAAGAGTCCTTACAGGCTCATTCCAATGAATACCAGGTCTTAAAGGCTCAGCTGCCTGGGTTACACA ACCAAGAGTTACATGGTGAAAGAGTCCAAGAGTCCTTACACGCTCATTCCAATGAAAGCCAGGTCTTTAAGGCTAAGCTGCCTGGGTTACACA AGAAGACACATTTGGCCACCTTCTTCTCAAGTGCGTCTGCCAAAATGCGGCTCGCACTCGGACTGGCCCACACGAACCTGCAGCTCCCACACTCTTTGGCCCATGCGAGCCTGCGGCTCCCACACTGTGTGGCCCAAACGAACATGCGGCATCCACACATTGTGAATGAGATGAGATCACGGCTCTCGCACGGTAGAAGTTTTGGAAGTCTGGCAGACGAAATTTCTGTGCTAAGTAAATAT TATTATTTCGCAAAGGATGGAATATGTCAAGAAGGAGATGTAAGAGGTTTCAAAATGGCAACAAAATCAC
- the LOC127858920 gene encoding uncharacterized protein LOC127858920 isoform X10 — MPTCYFSPPVNHYLWMGDFPFTLTELRLRPVVNWTNVDEQILAPSVISMSNGFNMHDSLDLLGPPLYMIHISKLEHPEATIHVRSVDHQPNSQVFSKQGQSEKVTMTALHEVENLPLDNSSTPSKLHSLHQSLDDPNLQLPQGEDGKYLQLPQCVDDPNLQLPQSVDDKNLQLPHGVDDKNLQLPQGVDDKNLQLPQGVDDKNLQLPQGVDDKILQLPQGVDDKNLQLPYDQELHGERVQKSLPAHCNEYQVFKAQLPGLHNQELHGERVQESLQAHSNEYQVLKAQLPGLHNQELHGERVQESLHAHSNESQVFKAKLPGLHKKTHLATFFSSASAKMRLALGLAHTNLQLPHSLAHASLRLPHCVAQTNMRHPHIVNEMRSRLSHGRSFGSLADEISVLSKYYYFAKDGICQEGDVRGFKMATKSPSDINNTIHGSDEVGSVESNLSESIMYGSDEVKSFESERIENTMDG, encoded by the exons ATGCCAACATGCTATTTTTCTCCACCCGTAAACCACTATCTTTGG ATGGGGGATTTTCCTTTTACGCTTACCGAACTACGGCTCCGTCCGGTTGTCAATTGGACGAACGTCGATGAACAAATCTTGGCGCCAAGTGTGATCAGCATGAGCAACGGCTTTAACATGCATGATTCATTAGATTTGCTCG gtCCGCCATTATACATGATTCATATAAGCAAGCTGGAGCATCCAGAGGCGACAATACATGTTCGATCtgttgaccaccaaccaaactcacaggTTTTTTCCAAGCAGGGCCAGTCCGAAAAGGTTACTATGACTGCACTTCACG AGGTGGAAAATTTACCTCTTGACAACTCCAGTACGCCTTCCAAACTGCATTCACTCCACCAAAGTTTGGATGATCCGAACCTGCAGCTCCCACAAGGTGAAGATGGCAAGTACCTGCAGCTCCCACAATGTGTAGATGACCCGAACCTGCAGCTCCCACAAAGTGTAGATGACAAGAACCTGCAGCTCCCACACGGTGTAGATGACAAGAACCTGCAGCTCCCACAAGGTGTAGATGACAAGAACCTGCAGCTCCCACAAGGTGTAGATGACAAGAACCTGCAGCTCCCACAAGGTGTAGATGACAAGATCCTGCAGCTCCCACAAGGTGTAGATGACAAGAACCTGCAGCTCCCATACG ACCAAGAGTTACATGGTGAAAGAGTCCAAAAGTCCTTACCGGCTCATTGCAATGAATACCAGGTCTTTAAGGCTCAGCTGCCTGGGTTACACA ACCAAGAATTACATGGTGAAAGAGTCCAAGAGTCCTTACAGGCTCATTCCAATGAATACCAGGTCTTAAAGGCTCAGCTGCCTGGGTTACACA ACCAAGAGTTACATGGTGAAAGAGTCCAAGAGTCCTTACACGCTCATTCCAATGAAAGCCAGGTCTTTAAGGCTAAGCTGCCTGGGTTACACA AGAAGACACATTTGGCCACCTTCTTCTCAAGTGCGTCTGCCAAAATGCGGCTCGCACTCGGACTGGCCCACACGAACCTGCAGCTCCCACACTCTTTGGCCCATGCGAGCCTGCGGCTCCCACACTGTGTGGCCCAAACGAACATGCGGCATCCACACATTGTGAATGAGATGAGATCACGGCTCTCGCACGGTAGAAGTTTTGGAAGTCTGGCAGACGAAATTTCTGTGCTAAGTAAATAT TATTATTTCGCAAAGGATGGAATATGTCAAGAAGGAGATGTAAGAGGTTTCAAAATGGCAACAAAATCAC
- the LOC127858920 gene encoding uncharacterized protein LOC127858920 isoform X8 has translation MPTCYFSPPVNHYLWMGDFPFTLTELRLRPVVNWTNVDEQILAPSVISMSNGFNMHDSLDLLGPPLYMIHISKLEHPEATIHVRSVDHQPNSQVFSKQGQSEKVTMTALHGVDDKNLQLPQGVDDKNLQLIQGVDDKNLQLPHDQELHGERIQKATITALHEVENLPLDNSSTPSKLHSLHQSLDDPNLQLPQGEDGKYLQLPQCVDDPNLQLPQSVDDKNLQLPHGVDDKNLQLPQGVDDKNLQLPQGVDDKNLQLPQDQELHGERVQKSLPAHCNEYQVFKAQLPGLHNQELHGERVQESLQAHSNEYQVLKAQLPGLHNQELHGERVQESLHAHSNESQVFKAKLPGLHKKTHLATFFSSASAKMRLALGLAHTNLQLPHSLAHASLRLPHCVAQTNMRHPHIVNEMRSRLSHGRSFGSLADEISVLSKYYYFAKDGICQEGDVRGFKMATKSPSDINNTIHGSDEVGSVESNLSESIMYGSDEVKSFESERIENTMDG, from the exons ATGCCAACATGCTATTTTTCTCCACCCGTAAACCACTATCTTTGG ATGGGGGATTTTCCTTTTACGCTTACCGAACTACGGCTCCGTCCGGTTGTCAATTGGACGAACGTCGATGAACAAATCTTGGCGCCAAGTGTGATCAGCATGAGCAACGGCTTTAACATGCATGATTCATTAGATTTGCTCG gtCCGCCATTATACATGATTCATATAAGCAAGCTGGAGCATCCAGAGGCGACAATACATGTTCGATCtgttgaccaccaaccaaactcacaggTTTTTTCCAAGCAGGGCCAGTCCGAAAAGGTTACTATGACTGCACTTCACG GTGTAGATGACAAGAACCTGCAGCTCCCACAAGGTGTAGATGACAAGAACCTGCAGCTCATACAAGGTGTAGATGACAAGAACCTGCAGCTCCCACACG ACCAAGAGTTACATGGTGAAAGAATACAAAAGGCTACTATAACTGCACTTCACG AGGTGGAAAATTTACCTCTTGACAACTCCAGTACGCCTTCCAAACTGCATTCACTCCACCAAAGTTTGGATGATCCGAACCTGCAGCTCCCACAAGGTGAAGATGGCAAGTACCTGCAGCTCCCACAATGTGTAGATGACCCGAACCTGCAGCTCCCACAAAGTGTAGATGACAAGAACCTGCAGCTCCCACACGGTGTAGATGACAAGAACCTGCAGCTCCCACAAGGTGTAGATGACAAGAACCTGCAGCTCCCACAAGGTGTAGATGACAAGAACCTGCAGCTCCCACAAG ACCAAGAGTTACATGGTGAAAGAGTCCAAAAGTCCTTACCGGCTCATTGCAATGAATACCAGGTCTTTAAGGCTCAGCTGCCTGGGTTACACA ACCAAGAATTACATGGTGAAAGAGTCCAAGAGTCCTTACAGGCTCATTCCAATGAATACCAGGTCTTAAAGGCTCAGCTGCCTGGGTTACACA ACCAAGAGTTACATGGTGAAAGAGTCCAAGAGTCCTTACACGCTCATTCCAATGAAAGCCAGGTCTTTAAGGCTAAGCTGCCTGGGTTACACA AGAAGACACATTTGGCCACCTTCTTCTCAAGTGCGTCTGCCAAAATGCGGCTCGCACTCGGACTGGCCCACACGAACCTGCAGCTCCCACACTCTTTGGCCCATGCGAGCCTGCGGCTCCCACACTGTGTGGCCCAAACGAACATGCGGCATCCACACATTGTGAATGAGATGAGATCACGGCTCTCGCACGGTAGAAGTTTTGGAAGTCTGGCAGACGAAATTTCTGTGCTAAGTAAATAT TATTATTTCGCAAAGGATGGAATATGTCAAGAAGGAGATGTAAGAGGTTTCAAAATGGCAACAAAATCAC
- the LOC127858920 gene encoding uncharacterized protein LOC127858920 isoform X1 yields MPTCYFSPPVNHYLWMGDFPFTLTELRLRPVVNWTNVDEQILAPSVISMSNGFNMHDSLDLLGPPLYMIHISKLEHPEATIHVRSVDHQPNSQVFSKQGQSEKVTMTALHGVDDKNLQLPQGVDDKNLQLIQGVDDKNLQLPHDQELHGERIQKATITALHEVENLPLDNSSTPSKLHSLHQSLDDPNLQLPQGEDGKYLQLPQCVDDPNLQLPQSVDDKNLQLPHGVDDKNLQLPQGVDDKNLQLPQGVDDKNLQLPQGVDDKILQLPQGVDDKNLQLPYDQELHGERVQKSLPAHCNEYQVFKAQLPGLHNQELHGERVQESLQAHSNEYQVLKAQLPGLHNQELHGERVQESLHAHSNESQVFKAKLPGLHKKTHLATFFSSASAKMRLALGLAHTNLQLPHSLAHASLRLPHCVAQTNMRHPHIVNEMRSRLSHGRSFGSLADEISVLSKYYYFAKDGICQEGDVRGFKMATKSPSDINNTIHGSDEVGSVESNLSESIMYGSDEVKSFESERIENTMDG; encoded by the exons ATGCCAACATGCTATTTTTCTCCACCCGTAAACCACTATCTTTGG ATGGGGGATTTTCCTTTTACGCTTACCGAACTACGGCTCCGTCCGGTTGTCAATTGGACGAACGTCGATGAACAAATCTTGGCGCCAAGTGTGATCAGCATGAGCAACGGCTTTAACATGCATGATTCATTAGATTTGCTCG gtCCGCCATTATACATGATTCATATAAGCAAGCTGGAGCATCCAGAGGCGACAATACATGTTCGATCtgttgaccaccaaccaaactcacaggTTTTTTCCAAGCAGGGCCAGTCCGAAAAGGTTACTATGACTGCACTTCACG GTGTAGATGACAAGAACCTGCAGCTCCCACAAGGTGTAGATGACAAGAACCTGCAGCTCATACAAGGTGTAGATGACAAGAACCTGCAGCTCCCACACG ACCAAGAGTTACATGGTGAAAGAATACAAAAGGCTACTATAACTGCACTTCACG AGGTGGAAAATTTACCTCTTGACAACTCCAGTACGCCTTCCAAACTGCATTCACTCCACCAAAGTTTGGATGATCCGAACCTGCAGCTCCCACAAGGTGAAGATGGCAAGTACCTGCAGCTCCCACAATGTGTAGATGACCCGAACCTGCAGCTCCCACAAAGTGTAGATGACAAGAACCTGCAGCTCCCACACGGTGTAGATGACAAGAACCTGCAGCTCCCACAAGGTGTAGATGACAAGAACCTGCAGCTCCCACAAGGTGTAGATGACAAGAACCTGCAGCTCCCACAAGGTGTAGATGACAAGATCCTGCAGCTCCCACAAGGTGTAGATGACAAGAACCTGCAGCTCCCATACG ACCAAGAGTTACATGGTGAAAGAGTCCAAAAGTCCTTACCGGCTCATTGCAATGAATACCAGGTCTTTAAGGCTCAGCTGCCTGGGTTACACA ACCAAGAATTACATGGTGAAAGAGTCCAAGAGTCCTTACAGGCTCATTCCAATGAATACCAGGTCTTAAAGGCTCAGCTGCCTGGGTTACACA ACCAAGAGTTACATGGTGAAAGAGTCCAAGAGTCCTTACACGCTCATTCCAATGAAAGCCAGGTCTTTAAGGCTAAGCTGCCTGGGTTACACA AGAAGACACATTTGGCCACCTTCTTCTCAAGTGCGTCTGCCAAAATGCGGCTCGCACTCGGACTGGCCCACACGAACCTGCAGCTCCCACACTCTTTGGCCCATGCGAGCCTGCGGCTCCCACACTGTGTGGCCCAAACGAACATGCGGCATCCACACATTGTGAATGAGATGAGATCACGGCTCTCGCACGGTAGAAGTTTTGGAAGTCTGGCAGACGAAATTTCTGTGCTAAGTAAATAT TATTATTTCGCAAAGGATGGAATATGTCAAGAAGGAGATGTAAGAGGTTTCAAAATGGCAACAAAATCAC